In the genome of Deinococcus deserti VCD115, one region contains:
- a CDS encoding DinB family protein, which translates to MPTVDAPDYLSNLTDLLRETFEGTGGQGSHYIDGRGHGSVFETLDDLDHELASTPLKPDGATIAAHTEHIRYYIHILRRFIAQEEDVRPDWPGSWETRTVTPEEWSDLKRAIRDEYAAAMTHLHQIEVWDDEPIGGFLSILTHSAYHLGAIRLLAVTLRHY; encoded by the coding sequence ATGCCTACGGTTGATGCTCCGGACTACCTCAGCAACTTAACCGATCTTCTCCGCGAAACCTTTGAAGGGACAGGCGGCCAAGGAAGCCATTACATCGATGGGAGAGGCCACGGGAGCGTCTTTGAAACACTAGATGATCTTGATCATGAACTCGCCTCAACACCTCTGAAGCCGGATGGAGCAACCATTGCGGCGCACACGGAACACATTCGCTATTACATCCACATTCTCCGCCGCTTCATCGCCCAGGAGGAAGATGTGCGACCTGACTGGCCGGGAAGTTGGGAAACCCGTACGGTCACCCCTGAGGAATGGAGCGACCTCAAGCGGGCAATTCGTGATGAGTATGCCGCTGCCATGACGCACCTCCATCAGATTGAGGTCTGGGACGACGAGCCCATCGGTGGTTTTTTGAGCATCCTGACGCACAGTGCTTATCACCTGGGTGCAATCCGGCTCCTCGCTGTGACCCTCCGCCATTATTGA
- a CDS encoding phospholipase A2, which yields MRQVLSAAVLVSLLASCGQTVPDVAVTLPGDSLVGAYAERPELQDPESQAILSRYANDPGLVQALQEAYGERPTVLSFPETPTITGQDLAADRLAYIKRVGWRTVTYYNGQYASYAGTTLPYSGLNWTRDGCSAPDGLGLGYREDFRPACNVHDFAYRNLKVYQRTDANRKTSDDVFYSNMKVICAAKSWYAEPACYSAAYAYYQGVRVGGGGSF from the coding sequence ATGCGCCAGGTGCTCTCTGCTGCTGTTCTTGTCTCTCTGTTGGCCTCTTGTGGACAGACTGTCCCCGACGTCGCCGTCACACTTCCAGGGGACTCTCTGGTGGGCGCCTATGCAGAGAGACCCGAATTACAGGATCCGGAATCGCAGGCGATCCTCAGCCGATATGCCAACGATCCAGGACTGGTTCAGGCGCTTCAGGAAGCTTATGGCGAGCGGCCTACAGTTCTGAGTTTCCCAGAGACACCAACGATCACAGGCCAGGATCTTGCTGCTGACCGCCTGGCTTATATCAAGCGTGTCGGCTGGAGGACGGTCACTTATTACAACGGTCAATACGCGAGCTATGCCGGCACCACACTGCCCTATAGCGGCCTGAACTGGACACGGGATGGATGCAGCGCACCCGACGGACTCGGTCTCGGCTACCGGGAAGACTTTCGCCCCGCTTGCAACGTTCATGACTTTGCGTACCGGAATCTCAAAGTCTATCAACGAACAGATGCCAACCGAAAGACCAGTGACGACGTGTTTTACAGCAACATGAAAGTGATTTGCGCCGCAAAATCCTGGTATGCCGAACCAGCCTGTTACAGCGCTGCGTATGCCTATTACCAGGGTGTGCGCGTGGGCGGCGGCGGCAGCTTCTGA